One genomic segment of Ignavibacteriota bacterium includes these proteins:
- a CDS encoding T9SS type A sorting domain-containing protein yields MNKFKFVMIAIASFSLFFNNTFAQITINGTISDPNNMLVGNALVEVFDQNDTLNKYSATTDVSGNFLISNITDIENFVSDIPNDYLIIRNYPNPFNPSTIIYFELPSSENIEIKIFDILGREVRSLFSGFHKSGVDQLNWDGRNNYNQSVSAGVYLCRLKTKDNFKVNKMVLLDGGTNSSGNISYNKLSKQNFPKTTKTNSRFNFTVKISGDSLDATFFRNLVCTKDTTLNLIVSKIIKIETIGNGGGIVGNDDFKISIPAGAFDGNYNVSLIKIEDDGAFGENTVTPSFKLSGIPNNYSKPIKIIARYSGELSGESFLGIGTSAFDILEESTSIVYNMYQAYDSLGYLISSIPTLISPTVLLKKNEVTNLDFLPVFSTAYAITNSDHFKFVFPISAIQQIANLKEMFEDAYSVVEDGLQILISQDIDRLVVIKPSGKPMTTNTTTNTVNGEEQFINIFNINQNSLFTDDYYIIQVKTTQELFSFTGMPETVYNVNEKKLFEGKSWIEFAIYCWIEDLVNGNPNYKYPKNFLWERMESFYGFNKDLDEDENPIPHGRGMSALVKYITNKNSLGIGFVGYFYKNINSYYTMVQDFVESIGLPANDWWPGYLKELVNNELYELPDDYFTKNAHAEWEINSADDVTKTFSSDEVGTYQDLSAKIFKINLNYADLDSTQNLKLKMVGPENNKDLSLILFSVINNKLEYIETTQLAEFEITDPKSYFENGTGEFLAVLVNSNIMQDDYLGQSDINLEIQVTPKLEPLGLPYNKCKITLLNLVIHEHSEYSNSDPVDGSREFDYVSGSVPSNFIGSSFKGIFEETVGNQTYKDTLEIVLNETHDTIVYLSWQKGYYYTDEINGVYSNEHFDFIANNIELWGILADQFAYFQKDGIGVCGLINYFYLTSTSATPSRSSVRWSTEHDCTETSRLQIEFRKE; encoded by the coding sequence ATGAACAAGTTTAAATTTGTTATGATTGCAATTGCATCATTTTCTCTATTTTTTAATAATACTTTTGCACAAATTACAATAAACGGAACAATATCAGATCCAAATAACATGCTGGTTGGTAACGCGTTGGTGGAGGTTTTTGATCAAAATGATACTTTAAATAAATATTCTGCAACAACAGACGTTTCGGGTAATTTTCTAATATCTAACATTACAGATATTGAAAACTTTGTAAGTGACATACCTAATGATTACTTGATTATTAGAAACTATCCCAATCCTTTTAATCCATCAACAATAATTTATTTTGAATTACCAAGCTCAGAAAATATTGAAATAAAAATTTTTGATATTCTTGGTCGTGAAGTTCGCTCACTTTTTAGTGGATTCCACAAATCTGGAGTTGATCAATTAAATTGGGACGGTAGAAATAATTATAATCAATCTGTTTCGGCTGGAGTTTATTTATGTCGGTTAAAAACCAAAGATAATTTTAAAGTAAACAAAATGGTTCTTCTAGATGGAGGGACAAATAGTTCGGGTAATATTAGTTATAATAAATTATCAAAACAAAATTTTCCAAAAACCACTAAGACTAATTCAAGATTTAATTTTACTGTCAAGATTTCCGGAGATTCTTTAGATGCAACTTTTTTTAGAAATTTAGTTTGTACAAAAGATACAACTCTTAATTTAATAGTCTCAAAAATTATTAAAATAGAAACAATTGGAAATGGGGGCGGAATTGTTGGAAATGATGATTTTAAAATTTCAATTCCGGCTGGGGCATTTGATGGAAATTACAACGTTTCTTTAATTAAAATTGAAGATGACGGTGCTTTTGGTGAAAATACCGTTACACCTTCTTTTAAATTAAGCGGAATTCCAAATAATTATTCCAAACCAATTAAAATTATTGCCAGGTATTCTGGGGAATTATCTGGAGAAAGTTTTCTTGGAATTGGAACTAGTGCCTTCGATATTTTAGAAGAAAGCACCTCAATAGTTTATAATATGTATCAAGCATATGATTCTTTGGGATATTTAATTAGTTCTATCCCGACATTAATTTCTCCAACTGTTTTACTTAAAAAAAATGAAGTTACTAATTTAGACTTTTTACCTGTTTTTAGTACTGCATATGCCATAACAAATTCAGATCATTTTAAGTTTGTATTTCCAATATCGGCTATTCAACAAATTGCAAATTTAAAGGAAATGTTTGAAGATGCATATTCTGTTGTTGAAGATGGTTTACAAATCTTGATTAGTCAAGACATAGATCGGTTAGTTGTTATAAAACCAAGTGGAAAACCAATGACAACAAATACCACTACTAATACTGTAAATGGTGAAGAGCAATTTATAAATATTTTTAACATCAACCAGAATAGTCTGTTCACCGATGATTATTATATAATACAAGTAAAAACCACACAAGAACTATTTAGTTTTACTGGAATGCCGGAGACTGTTTATAATGTTAATGAAAAAAAACTCTTTGAAGGTAAAAGCTGGATTGAGTTTGCTATTTATTGTTGGATAGAAGATTTAGTTAACGGCAATCCGAATTACAAATATCCTAAAAATTTTTTATGGGAAAGAATGGAATCTTTTTATGGCTTTAATAAAGATTTGGATGAAGATGAAAATCCAATTCCTCATGGTAGAGGAATGTCGGCATTAGTAAAGTACATAACAAACAAAAATTCTTTGGGAATTGGATTCGTTGGCTATTTTTATAAAAATATTAATTCCTATTATACAATGGTCCAAGATTTTGTAGAATCAATAGGTTTACCTGCAAATGATTGGTGGCCTGGTTATTTAAAAGAGCTTGTTAACAATGAATTATATGAATTACCTGATGATTATTTTACTAAAAATGCTCATGCTGAATGGGAAATAAACTCTGCAGATGATGTTACCAAAACATTTTCTTCTGATGAAGTTGGAACTTACCAGGATCTTTCAGCTAAAATTTTCAAGATAAATCTAAATTATGCTGATCTTGATAGTACACAGAATCTAAAACTTAAAATGGTTGGTCCGGAAAATAACAAAGATTTATCACTTATTTTATTTAGTGTAATAAATAATAAACTTGAGTATATAGAAACCACCCAATTAGCTGAATTTGAAATAACAGATCCGAAATCTTATTTTGAAAATGGAACCGGCGAATTTTTAGCAGTTCTGGTAAACAGCAACATTATGCAAGATGATTATTTAGGGCAGTCCGATATTAACTTAGAAATACAGGTTACTCCAAAATTAGAACCACTGGGCTTGCCCTATAACAAATGTAAAATAACATTACTGAATTTAGTTATTCATGAACATTCAGAATATTCAAATTCCGATCCGGTGGATGGATCAAGGGAATTTGATTATGTCTCTGGTTCTGTTCCAAGTAATTTTATTGGAAGTAGTTTCAAAGGAATATTTGAGGAGACTGTTGGTAATCAAACATATAAGGATACTCTTGAAATTGTTTTAAATGAAACTCACGATACCATTGTTTACTTAAGCTGGCAAAAAGGATACTATTATACAGATGAAATTAACGGTGTGTACTCAAATGAACATTTTGACTTTATTGCAAATAATATTGAACTTTGGGGCATTCTTGCTGATCAGTTCGCTTATTTTCAAAAGGATGGGATTGGTGTCTGTGGTTTGATAAATTATTTTTACTTAACAAGCACAAGCGCTACCCCGTCTCGTAGTTCAGTCAGGTGGTCAACCGAACACGATTGTACAGAAACAAGCAGACTGCAGATTGAATTTCGAAAAGAATAA
- a CDS encoding T9SS type A sorting domain-containing protein, whose amino-acid sequence MKRMILYLSLIFFSLALQNSQAYNYVNFQARQPNGYNYWNILEFNEFETTVVVDGLFYETTLTMKVRLGNYLEYWNNTKVYPPAGNYEFIWNFSLPEKSVITDCKMWDDSKNEFTSAQMIDLSTAEENYDEQNTSKQQLLMREYRNRNYNGTLDNFLELKITPVDSKQYKKIQIKFLTPCEMFWDVRRFNILTRNFYQPYQSWNNVNYIFTNNDKPAVFKIIDKNNPNEKPKNIINIDANWQKSGDYWQWQVGPNLDYYQWNENALLRVPMEIINGEYLKTFDDGKNKFYQTSILPQITNDDRSSRNVIIAIDLANGNYNSVLDNLKYPIQFGLTEKDSVLFIVSDFNPKWLGDNFQMKTNELIEQKINEVKSYDPKLNTLPFMLRAAVNKFNQIDKAGEIWLISDDATHAETASEAMEIVDQTLFSANNDIIFRIMDVANGYNGNYINNKDYRGNQYLYENLFRLTEGTYKLIWDYQDYDWADVGFDVFAPVIGVVEIDPIPQNGFSYSRVDLNNGRKSFNMMSRYFQIGLYDGDIPFDILYNGYFGEELYRKSFKVEETEIKNEFDHFAKTYWYSHYIRENLLEQPQTYETIKYIEKLAVENNIITPYSGFLLPGVNNYIGFKALTLDDTLTVPDSISTSVEEIPEVPNSYSLSAYPNPFNPTTTINIEMSNQADKNFTVEIFNILGQKVKSYEFNNNVSTVKQIVWNGKNEYGEDVSSGTYLVRYVSNQHIQTMKLLLIR is encoded by the coding sequence ATGAAAAGAATGATTCTCTATTTAAGTTTGATATTTTTTAGTCTCGCGCTCCAAAATTCTCAAGCGTATAATTATGTAAATTTTCAAGCAAGGCAGCCAAACGGCTATAATTATTGGAACATTTTGGAATTTAATGAATTTGAAACCACCGTTGTTGTTGATGGATTATTTTATGAAACAACTTTAACAATGAAAGTCAGATTGGGTAATTATCTTGAATATTGGAATAATACAAAAGTTTATCCGCCGGCTGGTAATTATGAATTTATCTGGAATTTTAGTTTACCGGAAAAATCCGTAATAACTGATTGTAAAATGTGGGATGATTCAAAGAACGAATTTACTTCAGCTCAAATGATTGATTTATCCACAGCTGAAGAAAATTATGACGAGCAAAATACATCCAAACAACAGTTATTAATGAGGGAATATCGAAACAGAAATTATAATGGAACATTAGATAATTTTTTAGAATTGAAAATTACCCCTGTTGATAGTAAGCAGTACAAAAAAATACAGATTAAATTTTTAACTCCTTGTGAAATGTTTTGGGATGTAAGGAGATTTAATATTTTAACAAGAAATTTTTATCAACCATATCAAAGTTGGAACAACGTAAATTATATTTTTACTAATAATGATAAGCCCGCAGTATTTAAAATAATTGATAAAAACAATCCCAATGAAAAACCAAAAAATATAATTAATATTGATGCAAATTGGCAAAAATCCGGTGATTATTGGCAGTGGCAAGTTGGTCCCAATTTAGATTATTACCAATGGAATGAAAATGCTTTGCTTCGTGTTCCCATGGAAATTATAAATGGGGAATATTTAAAAACTTTTGATGACGGCAAAAATAAATTTTATCAGACTTCTATCTTGCCGCAAATAACAAATGATGACAGATCTTCAAGAAATGTAATTATTGCAATTGATCTCGCTAATGGGAATTATAATTCAGTTCTTGATAATCTTAAATACCCAATACAATTTGGGTTAACGGAGAAAGATTCAGTACTTTTTATTGTTAGCGATTTTAATCCCAAATGGCTTGGTGATAATTTCCAAATGAAAACAAATGAATTGATTGAGCAGAAAATTAATGAAGTTAAATCGTATGATCCAAAATTAAATACGCTTCCATTTATGTTAAGAGCGGCTGTAAATAAATTTAACCAGATTGATAAAGCCGGAGAAATTTGGTTAATTTCAGATGATGCAACTCATGCTGAAACTGCTTCCGAAGCAATGGAAATAGTTGATCAAACATTATTTTCCGCAAATAATGATATAATATTTAGAATTATGGATGTTGCGAATGGTTATAATGGAAACTATATCAACAATAAAGACTATAGAGGTAATCAATATCTTTATGAAAATTTATTTCGTTTAACAGAAGGAACATACAAACTTATTTGGGATTATCAAGATTATGATTGGGCAGATGTTGGTTTTGATGTCTTTGCGCCGGTTATTGGAGTTGTAGAAATTGATCCAATTCCGCAAAACGGATTTAGTTATTCCAGAGTTGATTTAAATAACGGAAGAAAAAGTTTTAATATGATGTCTCGATATTTTCAAATTGGATTGTACGATGGCGACATTCCTTTTGATATTTTATATAACGGATATTTTGGAGAAGAACTTTATCGTAAAAGTTTTAAAGTTGAAGAAACGGAAATTAAAAATGAATTTGATCATTTTGCAAAAACTTATTGGTATTCGCATTATATAAGAGAAAATCTTCTTGAGCAGCCGCAGACTTATGAAACTATTAAATATATTGAAAAACTTGCGGTTGAAAATAATATTATAACTCCTTACAGCGGATTTTTACTTCCGGGAGTAAATAATTATATAGGATTCAAAGCATTAACTCTTGATGATACTCTTACAGTGCCGGATTCTATTTCTACATCGGTTGAAGAAATTCCAGAAGTTCCGAATTCATATTCATTATCAGCTTATCCAAATCCATTTAATCCAACAACAACAATAAATATTGAAATGTCTAACCAAGCCGATAAAAATTTTACGGTTGAGATATTTAACATTTTGGGACAAAAAGTAAAATCATATGAATTCAATAATAATGTAAGCACCGTTAAACAAATTGTATGGAATGGTAAAAACGAATATGGAGAAGATGTTAGTTCGGGCACATATTTAGTTAGATATGTATCCAATCAACATATTCAAACAATGAAACTTCTTTTAATTCGTTAA
- a CDS encoding acyltransferase family protein, whose amino-acid sequence MNNHSKTSERKYYLDWLRVIAFYILIFYHVGMIFVPWDFHIKNNPTLEWFETWMAFFNQWRLPLLFTISGMVIFYSMGKRTAKGILIERSKRLLIPLIFGMLVIVPPQIYYERISNEIQFANYFEFWKTVYDFIPYPKGGSLSWHHLWYVLYIFVYSVIALPIFLFLRSEKSNRLKEKVNVFFTKHPNTIYLLTIPLLTFYYSLAGIFPTTHGFFDDWYNHSISFTLFIFGFFISSFSGLWEVIIANRKKSLIISIITILFLLIFVWGPTFEIMNEDTIFFEILYGLLKWILIPSWIFTLLGYGKFLLNKPSKILTYANESVYPLYILHQTIMIIFCYYIINLDWNIAVKFTTILLITFVGSFLFFELFIRRFNLMRLLFGMKSKT is encoded by the coding sequence ATGAATAATCATTCAAAAACCTCCGAAAGAAAATACTATTTAGATTGGCTCCGTGTAATTGCATTCTACATTTTGATTTTTTATCACGTGGGAATGATTTTCGTACCGTGGGATTTTCACATAAAAAATAATCCAACTCTGGAATGGTTTGAAACTTGGATGGCGTTTTTCAATCAATGGCGATTACCATTATTATTTACTATTTCCGGAATGGTGATTTTTTATTCAATGGGAAAAAGAACCGCAAAAGGAATTTTAATTGAGCGATCAAAAAGATTATTAATACCTTTAATATTCGGAATGTTGGTAATTGTTCCACCGCAAATTTATTATGAAAGAATTTCGAACGAAATTCAATTTGCAAATTATTTTGAATTCTGGAAAACCGTTTACGATTTTATTCCTTATCCAAAAGGCGGAAGTTTAAGCTGGCATCACTTATGGTATGTACTTTATATTTTTGTTTATTCAGTAATTGCACTTCCAATATTTTTATTTTTAAGAAGTGAAAAATCAAATCGACTAAAAGAAAAAGTAAATGTTTTTTTCACAAAACATCCAAACACAATTTATTTATTAACTATTCCACTTTTAACATTTTATTATTCATTAGCTGGAATTTTTCCTACAACACATGGATTTTTTGATGATTGGTATAATCACAGCATTTCGTTCACTCTTTTTATCTTTGGCTTTTTTATTTCTTCTTTTTCAGGTTTGTGGGAAGTAATTATTGCGAATAGAAAAAAATCTCTAATTATTTCTATTATCACAATTTTATTTTTATTGATTTTTGTCTGGGGTCCAACTTTTGAAATAATGAACGAAGATACAATTTTCTTTGAAATTTTATATGGTTTACTAAAATGGATTCTAATTCCCTCTTGGATTTTTACATTACTTGGTTACGGAAAATTTTTATTGAACAAACCAAGTAAAATTTTAACATATGCAAACGAATCTGTTTATCCGCTTTATATTTTGCATCAAACAATTATGATTATCTTCTGTTATTATATTATTAATTTGGATTGGAATATTGCCGTAAAATTTACAACAATATTATTAATTACTTTTGTCGGAAGTTTTCTTTTTTTCGAATTGTTTATAAGAAGATTTAATTTGATGCGATTGTTGTTTGGTATGAAATCAAAAACGTAA